The window tcttcccttcttcaaTGTTGGTAGGTGCTACTTGATCACTGAGGTCCACCACAAATGTAGCCATGTGCTTCACGTTGATAATGCACTTTGGGTCCTCCAAATCAGCGCTGATCATCTCTGTGCACCTCACAGCCTGCAGAAGCTGTTCACTCTGCAGTGTTCACTTTTCTGTAGCCAAATCACAAGAGTGAGGTGGGGCCAGGCCAGTGTCAGATTCTTTAATACCAGTGAGTTCATTCATCTGCTCAAGAAGGTGTTGCATGTCATCTTCAACCTGCTTTATCTGCCTAGAGTCAGTGCTCTGACCATATGTTTTCAGCAAGGCAATCTCCCCCTCACCCAGACCTCAGATGGGCTCATTgtcatcctcctcctcattctctgGTTGTCCGCAGATCAGCACTGAGGTAACCCAGCCTTTTAGGAGCTCCAAGTGCCTCTCAGCTCCTTAGTGATCACATGGCACCTCACTTGCTTCTGGCGGTCAGCATAGGTAGCTTCTGATTCAAGAATGCCTTCCTAACACATTACAGTTCTCAGCTGTGCTCTTGTACGGTCTCTTTAGATCTCTCACAATAAACATGTAGCCTAGGGCTGCCcttctgtcctttcctttccctgttcCCTCGGCTTGAGGTCCCTGCTGACCTCATTTCTGTGGGGCATGTATTTTTCCTTGAGTAAACCTCAGAGACTGTGGTAGATGTGCCTCTGAATCCTTTTCCTCTAAAGTTGTCCTTCCAggtgagcacctggggggctcagtcagttaagtgctcaATTCtcgatttcaactcaggtcgtgatttcaggttGTGGGATATAGCCCtgactcaggctccatgctcaacatagAATATGCTGGTCCCTGCCCtgctgctctccccacccccccatctctctctctctctcacacacatacacacatacacacacacacacacacacacacactccctctcaaataaataaatataattaaaaaaataagtaaacgaAGTTGCCCTTTTACTTCCACATCAGAATAGCATCCAGGTCAGATACATGGATGTATCTTCCATTCTGCCTCAGATGTGGGGTCTGGTCTGGTTATCTACCCTTACACAGTAACCCATTATTTCTTTATCAAAGTTCAAAGTTTTTCCTGTGTCCTTGGAATTCAGGAAGTCATGGGCATATATGTAGGGGTATGTATGTCTTGGTAAATCTTGCCTGGACTGGGAGTGGTGCCTCTTTGGCAtccatttctctgtctttcctaAAAAACTGCTTTTGTGCAAGTAGCCACACCTCCTGGGCTTTAAGACTTCTGTGCGTCATGTTATCTTCAGTGAACCTGTATGGCTATGATCAGAAAGTTGGAGCTatacatatgttttcttttaattactgCATGTAGCCCTGAGATTTTTATGATTCTGGCAGAGCCATCCCTTTTCTCCTTTGGAGTCTTGGCTTCCCTGGGTTAACTTTGACGTTAGAGTGGGACCTGTGTGTACGTATCCCCTCAATTACCTGTACttagaatcttttctttctttccaggttGGTCTTGTACCTTAGCGGTGGCAGCTTCCTGGCATTTTATAATTGTCAGATGTCCTGGAGATCTTCGGCCTTGGTCCAACCCACCTCTGACATCTTGTCTGAAAAGTTCCATCGAGGACAAGCCTTGGAAGCCCTGGGACGGGAGCAGCCTGTCTGCTATACACTATTGGACCAAAGATACTTCTCAGGCTTAGGTATAACTGATGAGAAAGGGATGAGACCCACCTCAGGTCTCCTTGCGGCAATCACTTACTCGCCTTAGCTTCACTTCTTTCAGGTTTGACTGAGAAAGTTAGGTTAGACaatttctggtttttctcttggCTTCCGAATTTACATCCTAATTATATTATCAGCTGGAGTCTGCCCATGGCCACACCATAGCATAACTTCCTAAAGGGCAGGAgtcatgtcttctttctttttgaatccTCTCGTGCCtggtgcagtgcctggcacacaggaggtacCTGATTACTCAGTCAGTGTCTTCAGGGAACGGGACACTGTGCAATTTGCTGAGGGAGAGCAGTGCATTTGCTAACAGGGCATCTAGCAGATGGAGCTGCCTGCTGGCAAAGCACAGATGCCTCAGGCCTCCATCAGGATCTTAAAAGCCATGAgtgaagaagcaggttccctctcTGTTCAGATGTCCTGAGCAATGAAACCATGAGCATTTTCAGGTGAAGAAAAGAGCTGAGCAATTTGAAAACTAGAACAGCTAACTAGCTGAATTCTAAGACCTGACTGCTCTTACTACTATCTCCACAGAGGACTAAGTGCTTCTGTGACTGGCTACTGAGTCAGTTGAGTGAGCTGCTGGTGACAAAATCACCTCATATCCACTCCCCTcagcagcagggaggaggcccaggggcTTGCCAGATGGTGGCCTTGCATTTTCACATTAAGACCTGTGGGAGCCCATGCACCCTGAGGGAGAAAGAGGCCTTCAGGAGTAGCCTGTGGGATATTTATAAGCAGGAGCTAATGCTCTCTTAAGTAGTTATTGTTACTAACAATAGTAAGAACAGCCGACATCTTTCAAGTGACTAACATGCCAGGTACCTGGTTTTATAACTGCTAGTCTGTAGAATAGCTACTTGTTAGTTTTCCCTTTATTCACATGAATAAACCAAAGCAAAGGACACATTGCTGCTAAGTGGTGCAGGTGAGATACGAATCCACGTAGTTTGCCAGGGAACTGAAgagaaacgtgtgtgtgtgtgactaggGGTGTGATTATGAAGCCCTTGCAAAGAGCGGTGATGTCCTTCATCCATTATCCTGCACATGCTGAACATTTGCATTCTACCAAGTTCAGCTTCTCTCCTCCAGGAGATTATTAATGGCCCGGCAAGCATGAGCTCATTTCACTGCAACTTCAGATAGATTATGACAAATGCCTAGTAGAGGTTAAAGAAAGTGTGCCATTGGAGCGTTTTGAAGAGAGTTATTGATTCTGGAAGGAGGAGGGATCAAGGCTGGCTTCACCAAGAACGAGGCAGTAGTAGACAAATAGTGAAATAATACTTTCTAATACTTTATATTTCAGGCATTAGgcttgacattttaaataataacagctaatatttactgagtggttACCAGCCGCAGTGctcagcgtgtgtgtgtgtcagtcagtgtgtgcgagagagagagagagagagagagagaggattctCATTTACTGCTCACAAAAGCCAGGTAAccgatccccattttacagatgaggagtgTGAAGCTTATAGAAGCTAAGGAACTTGCCAGGGTCACATGGCTAGGATCCGATTGAGCAGGGGTTCAAATGCAGGCGGTCAGGTTCCATAGCCTGTTTTGATAACCTCTTCGCTGTAACATGGTCCATGGTTTTACCTTCACAACAACCTGCAAGGTAAGTAAGTATTAGCAAACTCACTTGGCAGACAGGGAAGTTGACTGAGAGTACGTGACTTGCCCACTTGCCAGGCCATGGTAGAGTTGGTTCTGGGTCCTCTGAGGGATCTCTCCTGCTGCCGCCATACCAGCTTCAGAAGTTTGTTGACTTTGTGGACTGGGCTTATCATGGATGTGTTGTTCTTCCTTCCCTTgtcctctccctgcttcctcccagGGAACATCATTAAGAATGAAGCCTTGTACAGAGCCGGGATCAATCCCCTTTCTCTTGGTTCACTCCTCAGTCCTCGGCATCTTGAGGCCCTCGTGGATCACGTGGTGGAGTTCAGTGCAGACTGGCTTCAGGGCAAGTTCCAGGGCAAACAGCAGCACACGCAGATCTACCAGAAAGAGCAGTGTCCCGTCGGGCATCCGGTCATGAAAGACGCATTCGGGCCTCCAGGTGGTTTCCAGAGGCTGACCTGGTGGTGCCCTCAGTGCCAGCCCAGGCTGCCACCCAACGAGCAAGAGCAGGCCCAGCTCTCCTAGCATGCTCCAGCCCTTCTTCACAGAACCTTGCCCTCAAG is drawn from Vulpes lagopus strain Blue_001 chromosome 8, ASM1834538v1, whole genome shotgun sequence and contains these coding sequences:
- the NEIL2 gene encoding endonuclease 8-like 2; the protein is MPEGPSVRKFHHLVSPFVGQQVVKTGGSSKKLNPASFQFLWLQDAQVHGKKLFLRFDPDEELGSLGNVSLPEPLQKGEREEEDEDQKQALRPSSQNISNESSQPLELVIPSGDSGLECLQGDTSAGGGAERWLQVSFGLFGSIWVNEFSRAKKANKRGDWRDPIPRLVLYLSGGSFLAFYNCQMSWRSSALVQPTSDILSEKFHRGQALEALGREQPVCYTLLDQRYFSGLGNIIKNEALYRAGINPLSLGSLLSPRHLEALVDHVVEFSADWLQGKFQGKQQHTQIYQKEQCPVGHPVMKDAFGPPGGFQRLTWWCPQCQPRLPPNEQEQAQLS